From Callithrix jacchus isolate 240 chromosome 15, calJac240_pri, whole genome shotgun sequence, one genomic window encodes:
- the LOC144579622 gene encoding apolipophorins-like isoform X1 produces the protein MLSRTGLGLMALTVELNHVTLIFYSSLQAYRLYNSSLPGDTCPDLQLLFAMKRRDVPRIELASEDGVSIFCDVPTGLCSLTLCLWHHGISAGLLDTMDNEAGTDLTLPDGSVAHSLEELSLTWRVDGDCRATEKTQPTCSGQSPACWAFF, from the exons ATGCTGAGTCGGACAGGCTTGGGGCTCATGGCCCTGACAGTGGAGCTTAACCATGTGACCCTCATCTTCTACTCCAGCCTGCAG GCATACAGGCTGTACAACTCCTCCCTGCCAGGGGATACCTGTCCAGACCTCCAGCTGCTTTTTGCCATGAAAAGAAGGGATGTCCCCAGGATTGAGCTGGCTAGTGAGGATGGGGTCTCCATCTTCTGTGACGTGCCCACCGGCCTCTGCAGCCTGACTTTGTGCCTCTGGCACCACG gcATATCCGCTGGCCTTCTGGACACCATGGACAATGAAGCAGGCACTGATCTGACGTTGCCGGACGGCTCTGTGGCCCACAGCCTGGAGGAGCTCAGCCTGACCTGGAGG GTGGATGGTGACTGCAGGGCCACCGAGAAGACTCAGCCAACCTGTTCAGGACAGAGCCCCGCCTGCTGGGCCTTCTTTTAG
- the LOC144579622 gene encoding apolipophorins-like isoform X2 produces the protein MALSSLYPDCGSALLPTHSGPQAYRLYNSSLPGDTCPDLQLLFAMKRRDVPRIELASEDGVSIFCDVPTGLCSLTLCLWHHGISAGLLDTMDNEAGTDLTLPDGSVAHSLEELSLTWRVDGDCRATEKTQPTCSGQSPACWAFF, from the exons ATGGCACTTTCAAGCTTGTACCCTGACTGTGGGTCAGCCCTCCTGCCCACCCACTCTGGTCCACAGGCATACAGGCTGTACAACTCCTCCCTGCCAGGGGATACCTGTCCAGACCTCCAGCTGCTTTTTGCCATGAAAAGAAGGGATGTCCCCAGGATTGAGCTGGCTAGTGAGGATGGGGTCTCCATCTTCTGTGACGTGCCCACCGGCCTCTGCAGCCTGACTTTGTGCCTCTGGCACCACG gcATATCCGCTGGCCTTCTGGACACCATGGACAATGAAGCAGGCACTGATCTGACGTTGCCGGACGGCTCTGTGGCCCACAGCCTGGAGGAGCTCAGCCTGACCTGGAGG GTGGATGGTGACTGCAGGGCCACCGAGAAGACTCAGCCAACCTGTTCAGGACAGAGCCCCGCCTGCTGGGCCTTCTTTTAG